From the genome of Thiovibrio frasassiensis:
GTGGTTTCGGTATTGTCGGTCTTGGGTTCCTTCTTGGCGAGCGCTTTTTCGGCAAGGCCTTCCGTCACACCGGTCATCATTGATCACTGGCCCCACTCGAGGCTGAGTAAAGACAACTGACCTCCCGCGGGCAGAAAATCCTGCCCGCGGGAAGCTCAAACCGGAGTAGAGACAATGATATCTGATAACAAGGCAATCTTTACCATAGGAACCGCGGCGAAAATGCTGGAAGTGCATCCGCGGACCCTGAGGATCTACGAAAGGGAAAATCTGGTCAAGCCTTTACGGAAGGGGCAGTGGCGTTACTACACCATGGATGACATCAAGTGGATTCAGTGCCTGCGGGACATGATCCATGAGCATGGAATCAGCATTGCGGCCATCAAGAAGCTGCTGCAGTACACCCCCTGCTGGAACATTGCCGATTGTCCTTTTGAGAAAAGAAAGCAGTGCACCGCCTTTATGTCCAGTGGGCTTGTTCCCCGGAAAATCAATGTTGAGCAGAGATCAGGGGATGTTGCCGCCTGAGGAGTGCGGCGGCTATTTTTAAGCAAGGAGAACAGCAATGACTACTATCACGCAGTGTCTGGATAAAAAAAATATTGGTGTCTTGGGTGTGGAAGAGGGAACAAAAAAGGTTTCGGTCAGGGTTTCATTTCAGCAGTTGAGCGAGGCTTTATGGGGTATTGCGGCTTTTGCCCTTTTTCTTCTCCTGGGTCCGTTTTCTGCCGTTGCCGCCATCTTCAGTGTGATTTCCCTGGCAAAGCAGGGGGAAGGATCCGAGCCTGAGGCGATGTGCTGAGGTTAGACGAACGCAATGGATGTGTCCCCTGCTATGAGTATGGCTATGATTTCTGTGATCAGGAGTGAGCGACCAGTTGCGACAAAAGCAACTGATGGTTGACCCTTGGTTGCAGGGATGCATAAGCATAAAAAAGGCGGCTCAACTGAGCCGCCTTTTTTATGCTGTGAAACAAGCCGGTTTATTTATTCGTGACAGGCGTTATTGCATTTGGTCGGGCCTTCATTTCTGGCTTTGTGGCAGCTCAAGCAGAGGCCATGTCCTTGCTTGAGGCTCCATTTCTTATCCGTCGGGAAGTTGGCGTTCTTGTGGCACGTATCGCAGTCGAATTTGGCTTGGTGTTTCGCGTGGGGGAGCATTGCCGGTTTTTTGCCTGTCTCGGTTTTCAAGGTGATCTCGGCCGGGCCGACAGGGGGCGAATGTTGGTCAATCTCTTTTTTTAAGGGACTTCCCGTGCCGTGGGCCGGCGAGCCAAGAGCAGTCATCAGCATGCATGCGAGTGCGAGTGTGGGGTATTTCATAGTCAGCCAAGCGAGGAATAGATTTATGTGAGGGAAGGGCGGCTTGTGTCTCCTGCGTACCATGTCGGTTCACAAGAGAGGCAAAAAAAAGGCTACTCATTCGAGTAGCCTTTTTTTTTGCATTAAAATTGGAGCAAAGAATTACTTCTTGTGACACTCGTTGCACTTGGTCGGGCCAGACATCTTGGCATGGCAATCTTTGCAGAGAGCCTTGTGCGCGAGGTCTTTGCTCATGGCGATTTTGGCCGGGGTGCCTTCGTGGCATTTTTTGCAATCGCCAAGTTTGGTCCCGTGGGCTTTGTGGTTGAATGTAACCTTGCTGCCACCCATCGCTTTGGCAGTGTCGTAAACGACAACGTCGCCAGCAAATGCAGATACTGTTGCAAAGCCGAAGACCAGCGCGAAGGCTGCGGAACAGATAACGGTTTTCTTCATTGTCCTTCTCCCTTGATACGGTTGGTTTATAAATTGGGTTTATGAATCCCCATTCACTTACAAATATTGCTTTTATAAACCCACTTGCCAAGCCTTGTCAAGCAGGAAGAATGGTTCGACGCCATTCCGGATTTTCCATAAGGCTCGGCAGATTAACTGCCCCCGTAACTGTGCAGGCCGGAAAGCAGGAAGTTGACACCATAATAAGTAAATATTACGGAGAGAAAGCCGATGATCGCCAGCCAGGCGATGCGCCGCCCCCCCCATCCCCTGGTGAATCTGGCATGGAGGGTTGCCGCATAGACAAACCAGGTGATCAGCGACCAGGTCTCCTTGGGGTCCCAGCTCCAGTAAGTACCCCATGCGGCGTTGGCCCAGACGGCGCCGGTAATAATGCCGGCGGAAAGCCAGAGAAAACCGAACACCAGTGTTTTGTGGATGATGTCGTCGATTACCTTGAGTTCGGGCAGAGAAGCGAGGAGGGAGCCGGCGTCATCCGGCGTCTTCCGGTCTTTGATCAGATACATAATCCCCATGCCACTGGCCACCGCAAAGGCGGCATAGCCGACAAAACAGGTGATGACATGGGCGATGAGCCAGTTGCTTTGCAATGCCGGGATCAGCGGTTTGATTTCCTTGCCGAATTGGGGGGAAAGCGAGGCATAGGCCATACTCAGGCAGGCAAATGGCATGGAGAAAGCGCCGAGCACCCGGTTCTTGTACTTGAACTCAAGGCCAAGGTAGAAGATGGCAATGGCCCAGGCAAAGAAAACCAGGGACTCGTACATGTTCGAAAGGGGCGCGTAGCCGATCCCCGCCTGATACGATTCGTACCAGCGCAGACCTATGCCTGCGGTATTGATCAGGAAGGCGCAGATGGTGACCAGTGTGGCGATGAGGTCGATTTTTTTGGCCCGAAAAACAAAGATTGCGATGTAGAGCATCGCGGAGAGAAGATAGGCAAGGGTGGTAATGCCCAGGAGTTGTGAACTGTTCATGGCAAATCCTTAAGCGTTTTGAAACGTGGTATCGTGAGTGAAACTCTCGACAAGGGCGGTAAACTCATTTTCAAAGGCGAGCTTGTTTTTGTTGCTGCTGCCACAAACCAGGATCCGGCATCGGTTCGCAGTCTCTTCCCGTACAATATATACCCAAACTCTCCGGTGGGAAAGAAAGAAGGCAACGTAAAGGCCAATCAGCATAAGGGCGCATCCGGCATAGACGGTCCAGACCCCGGGATCCTTCGCCACTTGAAGGCCGGTGGCGTATACCTGGTTTGCTTGGAATTCGTATGTCCCTGTCGGGGTGGTGATGGCCTGGGTGGTGTCGTTATCCATCCAAAAAATGCTGGGTTCGCCAGTGCCATCGGAAAACCACACCTTCAGCTTTTGCACATCACCCATGCGGCTGCGAACCTCCTGGTTGATAACCCCGAAGTCGATGCCGCCTTCGCTCCAGCTGATTTTCTGACCAAAGGGGATCTGGAAGAACTGACTGACCTTGGTGTTCTTGTTGGTGATGAGGACATTGAAGCCCTGCATGGGTTCGTAGCTGGACTGATAGAAGGTGATCCCCTTATAGTCCAAGGGGTCGTTGACGATGATGGGCCGCTTGTCAATTGCGAGCTTCCCGTTTTCCAGGACGGAGAGATCGGAGCGAAATTCCTTAGGGGTTGTGCCGTCGGCGTAAAATGTAACGTTGAAGTCGTCGCATTGTAGGGTGAAACCAAGGGGGATAGGTTTTCCGGTCCCGGTTTCATAAACGGTGTCGGTGGTGCTCCCCTCCGGAATCATCACGCCTGCCTTGAACCCGAGCAGGGAGCCGATGATGGCTCCGGCAAAGATAATGAGGATGCTCAAGTGCACAGCATAGACGCCTAGACGGCTCCAAGCATTTTTCTGAGAAAAGAGAAGTATGCCTGTAGGTTTATTGTCACTCTGTGATTTCCAGCCGTTTTTAGCGAGAAGGGCGGTGGTGGTTTCCGCAAGGGCGGCACCATCTCCGGCCCCATAAAACAGATGGCGGTGCGGCATCTTCTCCAGCCGTTCCGGCTCGGTGTCCAGGTTGTTCAGCACCACCATCTGCCAGACATTGGGCAGACGGTCGATGGTGCAGACCACGAGGTTGATGCTGAACAGGAGAAGCAGGGCAAGAAACCACCAGGAGTTGTACATGTCGGGCACATCGAGCATCTGGAAGAACTGCGCGGTGCGTTGACCAAAGGCCTCGATGTAGAAATCGGCGGGGTTCTTTTGGGGAATAAGCGTGCCGATGATGGAGGTCGTGGCCAGGATCAGCAGGCTAAAGAGGGCAAGCCTGACGGAGGCGAAAAACCGCCAAACCATATTATCTGTTTTTTTCATAGGACCCTTGTGACGAGGTGTTTTTTAAAGGGGAAAAGATTGGCTGGGAAAGGCAGATAGCCCTGTCTTGGTGGCAGTATAACGAATAAGATAATTGTCTGTAATCTCTACCTGTGTTTGCTGTGCGCTGTCAATAAAAAACTCCCGAGAAGGCGGCGAGGTCAGTCTGCGCCGTGTCGTGTTGGGGAGAGTCGAAAAGACAGGCATGGTATCCTTAGTTTGTAACAAGACAGCGCCCCTCTCGGTTTGTTCCGGTCTTTTTATTGGTCCCGCGATTTTTCCGGGGTTGATAAAAAAAGAGAACAAAACACTTGTCAAGCGCAGGGAGAAGGTGTATACATTTTCCTCTTTGAAAAGGGATCAGCCCGGCAGAATTCAGGCTCTCTCTGTATAGTGATTTCAAGATACCCGCTGGCGCGGTTTGTTAAAGGAGTTTTGTCATGTCAAAAAAATGTGCGATTTGTGGAAAAGGCCCCAATACCGGCAATAATGTGAGCCATGCCAATAATAAGAACAGAAGGCGTTGGCTGCCGAATTTGCAGCGTGTAAGAATGGCTACCTCCGGTGGCAATGGCATGCATATTCGTGTTTGCACCCGTTGTATCCGTTCCGGTGCCGTGGTTAAGCCTGCCTGAACAATCTCCGAAATCGGTTATTGACAGCCCCATGCTTCCTGTCGTGAAGTCGGGGCTTTTTTTTGTGCGCAATGCGCCGGCAGGGGATCTGGGGCTGTCGGCACCGATTCCTCGTTATAGGTTTTCTCCTCCCGAGCGAGGGCCTGTGTAAACAGGCCCTTAGGTTCTTCTCGCCTCCAAGACACCATCAAGCTGTTGTACATGCTGTAGCAGACGGAACAGATGGTCCCTGCTGTTTATTTCAAGGATTATAGAGATTTTGGCTATTCCGCCGCTTGAGGTGGTGGCTTCGAGGGTGAGGATATTGGCGTCGTCGTGGCTGATCGCATTGCTCAGGGTGGCCAATAGCCCTTTCTGGTCTCGGGCGATTACCTGAATCTGAGCCCGGTGGGTGGCCTTGATGTTCTCGGCCCAATTGACGGCGATAAGCCGTTGTTGGTCCGAAGCCGAGAGATTTGGGCAGGACGCCTTGTGCACGGAAATACCCCTGCCGGAGGTGATGAAGCCCACGATCTCGTCTCCGGGTACCGGCATGCAGCAATGGCTGATCTTGGTGAGGACATTATCCGCGCCGCTCACCAGGATAATGTTGTCCCGGTCTTGCTTTCTGCCACCCCTGGGGTGGGCTGCTTCCTGAACAATATCCTCGGGCAGGGTTTCGCGGATTTCCTCGGGCTGCAGCTCCTTGATGAGCGCTTGCACCATCATCTTGCCCGAGCCGATGCGGCGCATGAGGTCGTCAAGGGAGTTGCAGGCAATGTTCTTAAGCAGTTCCTTGAGATGCCCGGTCTTGATCAGTTTTTTCAGACTGATGTTGTGCCGTTTCAGCTCACGCTCGCAGATTTCCCGGCCAACATGCAAGGTTCTTTCCCGTTCTTCCTGATTGAGCCATTGCCGGATCCGGCTTTTGGCCCGGGCTGTTTTGACAAGGCCCAGCCAGGAGCGGTTCGGTTTTTGTTTGGGCGAGGTGTGGATTTCGACCAGGTCGCCGTTTTTGAGCTGGGTTTTGAGTTGGGCAATAATTCCGTTGATCTTCGCGCCGGTGCAGTGATTGCCAACCTCGGTATGGATGCTGTAGGCAAAGTCAATGGGGGTGCTGCCCTTGGGGAATTCCTTGACCTCGCCGGTGGGGGTCAGGACGAAGATTTCCTCCTCGTAGAGTTCCCCCTTGATCGCATCGAGAAATTCCTTGGGATCTTCCAATTCCTGAAGGGTGTAGACCAGCTGCTTGAGCCATTTGAAAAGCTTGGCGTCCTTTGTGGTGATGGCCTTGCCTTCCTTATAGGCCCAGTGGGCGGCAATGCCTTCCTTGGCGATCTGATCCATCTCCTCGGTGCGGATCTGGACCTCCATGAATTCCCCGCGCAACCCGACAACCGAGGTATGCAGCGACTGATACATATTCCCTTTCGGGGTACTGATGAAATCCTTGAATCGCCCGTCCACCGGCGGCCACAGCGAATGGATGATGCCCAACGCTTCGTAGCACTCCTTGACCGAGGGAACGATGATCCTGAAGGCAACCTTGTCGTACACCCGTTCGAAGGGAATATTCTGGGCCACGAGCTTTTTGTAGATGCTGTACAGATGTTTGGGCCGGCCCAGCACCCGGAACTGCTTGAGGCCATGTTCGCTGAGTTTCTGGTTGAGCAGCGCCTTGACCTCATCGACATAGGTTTCCCGATCGGCGAGGGAGGTGTGGACCTTGGCGGCGAGATCCTCGTATTCCTCGGGATGGAGATTTGCGAAAGCGAGGTCTTCCAGCTCCCGTTTGAGCCAGTCGATTCCGAGGCGGCTGGCCAGGGGGGCATAGAGCTCCATGGTCTCCTGGGCGAATTCCAGCTGTTTCTCGCGCCCCACATGTTGCAGAGAGTGCATATCGTGCAGACGGTCGGCAAGTTTGACCAGGAGAACCCGGATGTCGGAGGACATGGCCAGCAGCAGCTTCCGGATATTTTCCGCCTGGTAGGCAAGATGGCTGTTGAACTGGACATCGGTGATCTTGGTGGCACCCTTGACGATGTTGGTGACATCGTCGCCAAAGGTCTCGCGCAGAGTCTTTTCCGTCTCTTTGAGGTTTTCGGCTTTTTTGAGCACCCCGTGCAGGAGGCCGGCGCATAAGGTGGGCACATCAAGGCGCATGGTTGCCAGGATGTCGGTAACCATGAGGGCGTGGTACAGATAAGGCCGACCGGAAAGGCGATGCTTGCCCGAATAAAATTCATCGGCAAAGGCATGGGCCTTGGTGAGCAGGGCGAGGTCTTCCTCGGGCATGTAGCCCCTGGCCCGTTCGCTTATGGATTCTATAGTAACCATGCGATTGCAGGCGGAGATTATGGTTGTTGCGCCGCGTTCATTGCGGCGGGGCCAGGGCGTCGTGAACCAGGGCAACGAGTTTTGCTCCGGCCTCGGCCAGGGGGAGGTTCAGGGTGGTGCCGGTGGCCCGGTCTTTGATCTCCACCTCGCCCTTTTCGCTGAAGGATTTGCCGACCATGACCCGATAGGGGATGCCGAGGAGGTCAGCGTCCTTGAACTTGCTCCCCGGCCGTTCATCGCGGTCGTCCAGGATCACTTCTATGCCGCTCTTGTTCAGCTGATCATACAGTTGGCTGCTTGCCGCGCTGATCGCCTCATCCTTGGGTGAGAGATTCAGGAGGATAACCTGGAAGGGCGCGATGGGCAGCGGAAAGATCATCCCGTCCTTGTCGTGGTTCTGCTCGATGGCCGCGGCCACGGTGCGGCTGACCCCGATGCCGTAACACCCCATGATGAAGGGTTGCTCGGCACCCTGGTTGTCCAAAAAGGTTGCCTTGAGTGCCTCGCTGTATTTGGTGCCCAGCTTGAAGATATGCCCGACTTCGATGCCGCGGGTCAACTCCAGGCCACCGCCGCAGGTGGGGCAAAGGTCTTCGCTGGTGATCTGGCGCAGGTCGGTGATGGTCTGCACCGTAAAATCGCGATGAAGATTGGCGTTGAGCAGATGGAAGTTCTTTTCGTTGGCCCCGATGGCGAAGTTGTGCATCCGGCCCAGTTCGTTGTCCGCCAGCACCGGGATGGTCAGGCCGATGGGGCCGAGGTAGCCGCTGGGTGTGCCCGTGGTGTCGAAGATCTCTTTGTCTTCGGCCAAGCGCAGGTTGTCGGTGTTCACCCCCAGAGCATTGGCGAGTTTGACCGTCTGCACCTCGTGGTCCCCGCGGAGCAGTACCGCCACCGGTTTGTCTTCTGCCATATAGACCAGGGTCTTGACCAGCTCCTTGGCTGAAATGTTGAGGAATTCCGTGACCGCAGCCACCTTCTTTTTGCCCGGGGTTTCGATCTTGGTGAGGGCGAGCAGGGGTGGTGGCGATATGGCAGGCGGTTCCAGGCAGCGGGCCTTTTCCATATTGGCTGCGTATTCACATTTGCTGCAGATCACCACGGTGTCTTCGCCGGTGTCGGCCAGGACCATGAACTCGTGGGAGAAACTGCCGCCGATGGTGCCGGTGTCCGCTTCCACCGCCCGGAAGGCCAGGCCGCAACGGCTGAAGATCCGGTGGTAGGCTTCGTGCATCTTCCGGTAGGTGGCGTCCGCCCCTTCTTCGCTGGCGTCAAAGCTGTAGCCGTCCTTCATGATGAACTCGCGGCCGCGCATCAGGCCGAAACGGGGCCGGATCTCGTCCCGGAACTTGGTCTGGATCTGGTAGAGATTCAGGGGGAGTTCCTTGTAGGAATGCACGTTGAGCCGAAT
Proteins encoded in this window:
- a CDS encoding MerR family transcriptional regulator, which produces MISDNKAIFTIGTAAKMLEVHPRTLRIYERENLVKPLRKGQWRYYTMDDIKWIQCLRDMIHEHGISIAAIKKLLQYTPCWNIADCPFEKRKQCTAFMSSGLVPRKINVEQRSGDVAA
- a CDS encoding cytochrome c3 family protein, whose amino-acid sequence is MKKTVICSAAFALVFGFATVSAFAGDVVVYDTAKAMGGSKVTFNHKAHGTKLGDCKKCHEGTPAKIAMSKDLAHKALCKDCHAKMSGPTKCNECHKK
- the ccsB gene encoding c-type cytochrome biogenesis protein CcsB, which translates into the protein MNSSQLLGITTLAYLLSAMLYIAIFVFRAKKIDLIATLVTICAFLINTAGIGLRWYESYQAGIGYAPLSNMYESLVFFAWAIAIFYLGLEFKYKNRVLGAFSMPFACLSMAYASLSPQFGKEIKPLIPALQSNWLIAHVITCFVGYAAFAVASGMGIMYLIKDRKTPDDAGSLLASLPELKVIDDIIHKTLVFGFLWLSAGIITGAVWANAAWGTYWSWDPKETWSLITWFVYAATLHARFTRGWGGRRIAWLAIIGFLSVIFTYYGVNFLLSGLHSYGGS
- the resB gene encoding cytochrome c biogenesis protein ResB translates to MKKTDNMVWRFFASVRLALFSLLILATTSIIGTLIPQKNPADFYIEAFGQRTAQFFQMLDVPDMYNSWWFLALLLLFSINLVVCTIDRLPNVWQMVVLNNLDTEPERLEKMPHRHLFYGAGDGAALAETTTALLAKNGWKSQSDNKPTGILLFSQKNAWSRLGVYAVHLSILIIFAGAIIGSLLGFKAGVMIPEGSTTDTVYETGTGKPIPLGFTLQCDDFNVTFYADGTTPKEFRSDLSVLENGKLAIDKRPIIVNDPLDYKGITFYQSSYEPMQGFNVLITNKNTKVSQFFQIPFGQKISWSEGGIDFGVINQEVRSRMGDVQKLKVWFSDGTGEPSIFWMDNDTTQAITTPTGTYEFQANQVYATGLQVAKDPGVWTVYAGCALMLIGLYVAFFLSHRRVWVYIVREETANRCRILVCGSSNKNKLAFENEFTALVESFTHDTTFQNA
- the rpmB gene encoding 50S ribosomal protein L28, producing the protein MSKKCAICGKGPNTGNNVSHANNKNRRRWLPNLQRVRMATSGGNGMHIRVCTRCIRSGAVVKPA
- a CDS encoding RelA/SpoT family protein, which codes for MVTIESISERARGYMPEEDLALLTKAHAFADEFYSGKHRLSGRPYLYHALMVTDILATMRLDVPTLCAGLLHGVLKKAENLKETEKTLRETFGDDVTNIVKGATKITDVQFNSHLAYQAENIRKLLLAMSSDIRVLLVKLADRLHDMHSLQHVGREKQLEFAQETMELYAPLASRLGIDWLKRELEDLAFANLHPEEYEDLAAKVHTSLADRETYVDEVKALLNQKLSEHGLKQFRVLGRPKHLYSIYKKLVAQNIPFERVYDKVAFRIIVPSVKECYEALGIIHSLWPPVDGRFKDFISTPKGNMYQSLHTSVVGLRGEFMEVQIRTEEMDQIAKEGIAAHWAYKEGKAITTKDAKLFKWLKQLVYTLQELEDPKEFLDAIKGELYEEEIFVLTPTGEVKEFPKGSTPIDFAYSIHTEVGNHCTGAKINGIIAQLKTQLKNGDLVEIHTSPKQKPNRSWLGLVKTARAKSRIRQWLNQEERERTLHVGREICERELKRHNISLKKLIKTGHLKELLKNIACNSLDDLMRRIGSGKMMVQALIKELQPEEIRETLPEDIVQEAAHPRGGRKQDRDNIILVSGADNVLTKISHCCMPVPGDEIVGFITSGRGISVHKASCPNLSASDQQRLIAVNWAENIKATHRAQIQVIARDQKGLLATLSNAISHDDANILTLEATTSSGGIAKISIILEINSRDHLFRLLQHVQQLDGVLEARRT
- a CDS encoding proline--tRNA ligase produces the protein MRFSQLLIPTLKETPSEAEVVSHQLLLRAGFIRKLSSGIYSYLPLGLAAIRKVERIVREEMNRAGAQELLLPMVQPGDLWKESGRWEKYGPELLRFTDRHGRKSCLGPTHEEVITDLIRLNVHSYKELPLNLYQIQTKFRDEIRPRFGLMRGREFIMKDGYSFDASEEGADATYRKMHEAYHRIFSRCGLAFRAVEADTGTIGGSFSHEFMVLADTGEDTVVICSKCEYAANMEKARCLEPPAISPPPLLALTKIETPGKKKVAAVTEFLNISAKELVKTLVYMAEDKPVAVLLRGDHEVQTVKLANALGVNTDNLRLAEDKEIFDTTGTPSGYLGPIGLTIPVLADNELGRMHNFAIGANEKNFHLLNANLHRDFTVQTITDLRQITSEDLCPTCGGGLELTRGIEVGHIFKLGTKYSEALKATFLDNQGAEQPFIMGCYGIGVSRTVAAAIEQNHDKDGMIFPLPIAPFQVILLNLSPKDEAISAASSQLYDQLNKSGIEVILDDRDERPGSKFKDADLLGIPYRVMVGKSFSEKGEVEIKDRATGTTLNLPLAEAGAKLVALVHDALAPPQ